One segment of Tamlana crocina DNA contains the following:
- a CDS encoding cation transporter has product MKNIITIALLVLGTTVFAQNKNAQAKLEVDGVCLMCKSRIEKACYGTKGVKSANWDVKTHELKLFYDERKISLDSIKKNILAVGHDLKDLKATDEAYASVHPCCRYRDVEVVDDHKPEKE; this is encoded by the coding sequence ATGAAAAATATAATAACCATTGCATTATTAGTTTTAGGAACAACAGTATTTGCCCAAAATAAAAACGCACAGGCTAAGCTTGAGGTAGACGGCGTATGCTTAATGTGCAAATCTAGAATTGAAAAGGCTTGTTACGGCACCAAAGGTGTAAAAAGTGCCAATTGGGATGTGAAGACCCACGAACTGAAACTGTTTTATGACGAGCGCAAAATTAGTTTAGACAGCATTAAGAAAAATATTCTGGCCGTAGGGCACGATTTAAAGGATTTAAAGGCTACTGACGAGGCCTATGCAAGTGTTCATCCATGCTGCCGTTACCGCGATGTAGAGGTTGTAGATGACCATAAACCTGAAAAAGAATAA
- a CDS encoding TonB-dependent receptor, with product MKNLLYILLMLPTVMFSQEKITGMIMEANPENKHIGLVGANVYWLTTEVGVVTDIDGNFTIPYKTEYKKLVVSYVGFKTDTLTINEPKMVHHWLQPTDNLDEVTVTSRKQATAKSYLKATNTFTVSSDELLKAACCNLSESFETNPSIDVNFADAVTGTRQIKMLGLTSPYILIATENIPTVRGASQAFGLSFIPGTWVESIQITKGAGSVVNGFESIAGQINAELVKPSTDDKLFVNLYGASSERLELNTHLNTQVSDKWHTGLYLHGNTHNQKHDVNDDGFLDMPLYNQINVMNRWQYTDTEKGFVSFINLKFLNDEKQTGQLNFNPDTDRVTRNEAVLRGDEVWGSEIDTRRYEISAKFGYVNPEVPWQSIGVQTAFSGHKQESYFGLNQYEIEHNSLYANAVYNSIISDSRHKIKTGISYTYDHYDELLNVPNLGSDYERTERSVGAFFEYNYDNLEKLNLTAGIRVDNHNLLGTFVTPRFHARYTPWEKSAFRASFGRGKRSANIFAENQNIFSTSRAINILNSNGSIYGLDPEIAWNYGLSYLQGFNLFGRKADITFDYYRTDFENQVVVDFENPQEVNFYNLDGKSYANSFQVEVNYNVFERFDLRTAYKLYNVKTDYNSGNLEKPLVPKHRIFANAGYETEIKNNSQWKFDATFNWLGSQRFSSTESSPAQYQIPERTPTVTTLNAQVTRVFSPKFEVYLGGENITNVRQPNPIIGADDPFGSNFDTTFVYGPIFGSMYYAGLRFRI from the coding sequence ATGAAAAATCTTTTGTATATATTATTAATGCTTCCAACGGTGATGTTTTCCCAAGAAAAAATTACCGGAATGATTATGGAAGCTAACCCCGAAAACAAACATATTGGTTTAGTCGGTGCCAATGTGTATTGGTTGACAACCGAAGTGGGTGTGGTTACCGATATTGATGGCAATTTTACCATTCCATACAAAACCGAGTACAAAAAACTTGTGGTGAGTTATGTGGGGTTTAAAACCGATACGTTAACCATTAACGAACCTAAAATGGTACACCATTGGTTGCAGCCAACCGATAATTTGGATGAAGTTACCGTAACTTCCAGAAAACAGGCCACGGCCAAATCGTACCTAAAGGCAACCAATACTTTTACGGTAAGTAGTGACGAGTTGCTCAAAGCGGCGTGTTGTAACCTATCGGAAAGTTTTGAAACCAACCCGTCCATCGACGTTAATTTTGCCGATGCCGTTACCGGAACTCGACAAATAAAAATGTTGGGGCTTACCAGTCCGTATATTTTAATCGCCACGGAAAACATCCCGACTGTTCGTGGGGCGTCTCAGGCTTTTGGGCTCAGTTTTATCCCCGGAACTTGGGTGGAAAGTATTCAGATTACCAAAGGTGCTGGTAGTGTGGTAAACGGTTTCGAGAGTATCGCTGGGCAAATTAATGCCGAGTTGGTGAAACCATCAACCGATGATAAATTGTTTGTTAATTTATATGGAGCATCGAGTGAGAGACTGGAGCTTAATACACATTTAAACACTCAAGTTAGTGATAAATGGCATACCGGTTTGTATTTGCACGGCAACACCCATAACCAAAAGCATGATGTAAACGATGACGGGTTTTTAGATATGCCACTGTACAATCAAATAAATGTAATGAACCGTTGGCAGTACACCGATACCGAAAAAGGTTTTGTAAGTTTCATCAATTTGAAATTCTTAAATGATGAAAAACAAACGGGGCAATTGAATTTTAACCCAGACACCGATAGGGTTACCAGAAATGAGGCTGTACTGCGTGGAGACGAAGTGTGGGGCAGCGAGATCGATACAAGACGTTACGAAATATCGGCTAAATTCGGTTATGTTAATCCAGAAGTGCCGTGGCAAAGTATTGGTGTACAAACCGCTTTTAGTGGCCATAAACAAGAGTCGTATTTTGGCTTGAATCAGTACGAGATTGAGCATAACAGTTTGTATGCCAATGCGGTTTATAACTCTATTATTAGCGATTCCCGACACAAAATAAAAACCGGAATTAGCTATACATACGATCATTACGACGAGCTGCTCAATGTGCCCAATTTGGGTTCGGATTACGAACGTACCGAACGATCGGTTGGTGCATTTTTTGAGTACAATTACGATAATTTGGAAAAACTGAACTTAACAGCGGGAATCCGTGTGGATAATCATAATTTGCTCGGCACATTCGTTACGCCTCGATTCCATGCACGATACACACCTTGGGAGAAATCGGCTTTTCGGGCTTCTTTCGGAAGAGGCAAGCGCAGCGCCAATATTTTTGCCGAAAATCAAAATATATTTTCAACCTCAAGGGCTATTAATATTTTAAATAGCAACGGAAGTATTTATGGGTTAGACCCCGAAATTGCATGGAATTACGGACTTTCTTACCTGCAGGGTTTCAATCTCTTCGGGAGAAAAGCCGATATTACTTTTGATTATTACCGAACCGATTTTGAAAACCAAGTGGTGGTTGATTTTGAAAATCCGCAAGAGGTCAACTTTTATAATCTGGACGGGAAAAGTTACGCCAACAGTTTTCAGGTAGAAGTGAATTACAATGTTTTTGAACGTTTTGATTTACGGACAGCCTATAAGCTTTACAATGTAAAAACAGATTACAACAGTGGAAATTTGGAAAAACCCTTAGTGCCCAAACATCGTATTTTTGCTAATGCCGGATATGAAACAGAAATAAAAAACAATAGCCAATGGAAATTTGATGCTACTTTTAATTGGTTGGGTTCGCAGCGGTTTTCGTCTACAGAGTCGAGTCCTGCTCAGTATCAAATACCAGAACGTACACCAACGGTAACCACACTAAATGCACAGGTAACTCGAGTGTTTTCTCCAAAGTTTGAAGTTTATTTAGGGGGCGAAAATATCACAAATGTGAGGCAACCCAATCCTATTATTGGAGCCGACGACCCTTTTGGTTCAAATTTTGATACGACCTTTGTGTACGGCCCAATTTTTGGAAGCATGTATTACGCTGGGTTACGGTTTAGAATTTGA
- a CDS encoding LptE family protein, whose amino-acid sequence MKKNINHLLIFALTLSLFGCGIYSFTGASIPAGTETYQVNRFENTALLVEPALERDFKLALEDLIQNQTNLTLVPSNGDLVYEGEITEYRISPTTATSQNTAAQNRLTIGVKLRFFNTKKPDDDLEQSFSFFYDYGGSQQLIGAQKTLAHETIFERITQDIFNATLAKW is encoded by the coding sequence ATGAAAAAAAATATAAACCACCTTCTTATTTTCGCTTTAACTCTATCGCTTTTCGGCTGTGGCATTTATTCCTTTACCGGAGCTTCCATCCCGGCAGGCACCGAAACCTATCAAGTAAACCGTTTTGAAAACACGGCTCTTTTAGTGGAGCCTGCTTTAGAACGCGATTTTAAACTGGCCCTGGAAGATTTAATACAAAACCAAACTAATTTAACCTTGGTGCCATCAAACGGCGATTTGGTTTACGAAGGCGAAATTACCGAATACCGCATTTCGCCCACTACGGCCACATCGCAAAACACAGCGGCGCAAAACCGATTGACCATAGGTGTAAAACTACGGTTTTTCAACACAAAAAAACCTGATGACGATTTAGAACAAAGCTTCTCCTTTTTTTATGACTATGGCGGAAGCCAACAACTTATAGGCGCTCAAAAAACCTTGGCACACGAAACTATTTTTGAACGCATCACCCAAGATATTTTTAACGCCACTTTGGCAAAGTGGTAA
- a CDS encoding co-chaperone GroES, with protein MALNIKPLADRVLIEPAAAETKTASGIIIPDNAKEKPQRGTVVAAGPGTKDEPITVKVGDTVLYGKYAGTELKLEGTDYLIMRESDILAIV; from the coding sequence ATGGCATTGAACATTAAACCATTGGCAGACCGCGTTCTTATTGAACCTGCTGCCGCTGAAACTAAAACAGCTTCAGGAATTATTATTCCAGACAACGCTAAGGAAAAACCACAACGAGGTACCGTTGTAGCTGCCGGGCCTGGCACCAAAGACGAGCCTATCACCGTAAAGGTTGGCGATACTGTTTTATATGGTAAATATGCTGGAACCGAACTAAAGCTAGAAGGCACCGATTATTTAATCATGCGCGAAAGCGATATATTGGCGATTGTTTAA
- the groL gene encoding chaperonin GroEL (60 kDa chaperone family; promotes refolding of misfolded polypeptides especially under stressful conditions; forms two stacked rings of heptamers to form a barrel-shaped 14mer; ends can be capped by GroES; misfolded proteins enter the barrel where they are refolded when GroES binds) — protein MAKDIKFDIEARDGLKRGVDALANAVKVTLGPKGRNVIISKSFGAPSVTKDGVSVAKEIELEDAHENMGAQMVKEVASKTNDLAGDGTTTATVLAQAIVKEGLKNVASGANPMDLKRGIDKAVEAITKDLEKQAQEVGNSSEKIKQVAAISANNDDTIGELIAQAFSKVGKEGVITVEEAKGLDTYVDVVEGMQFDRGYLSPYFVTDSDKMIADLENPYILLFDKKISNLQEILPILEPVAQSGRPLLIIAEDVDGQALATLVVNKLRGGLKIAAVKAPGFGDRRKAMLEDIAILTGGTVISEERGFTLENADLSMLGTAETVTVDKDNTTIVNGSGDAEAIKARVNQIKAQIETTTSDYDKEKLQERLAKLAGGVAVLYVGAASEVEMKEKKDRVDDALHATRAAVEEGIVAGGGVALVRAKAVLEKIETVNLDETTGVQIVNKAIEAPLRTIVENAGGEGSVVINKVLEGNKDFGYDAKSEQYVDMLKAGIIDPKKVTRIALENAASVSGMILTTECALIDIKEDAPAMPPMGGGMPGMM, from the coding sequence ATGGCAAAAGATATAAAATTTGATATTGAAGCACGCGACGGATTAAAACGTGGTGTGGATGCATTAGCAAATGCAGTAAAGGTAACTTTAGGTCCAAAAGGTCGTAACGTAATTATTTCTAAAAGCTTTGGAGCCCCTTCTGTAACAAAAGATGGTGTTTCTGTTGCTAAAGAAATCGAATTGGAAGATGCACACGAAAACATGGGTGCGCAAATGGTAAAAGAGGTTGCTAGCAAAACCAACGATTTGGCTGGTGACGGTACTACTACCGCTACCGTTTTGGCTCAAGCGATTGTAAAGGAAGGCTTAAAAAACGTAGCTTCTGGTGCTAACCCAATGGATTTAAAACGTGGTATTGACAAAGCTGTTGAAGCCATTACCAAAGATCTTGAAAAGCAAGCCCAAGAAGTAGGCAACTCTTCTGAAAAAATCAAACAAGTGGCTGCCATTTCTGCAAACAACGACGACACGATTGGTGAGTTAATCGCCCAAGCGTTCTCTAAAGTTGGTAAAGAAGGGGTGATTACGGTTGAAGAAGCCAAAGGTCTTGACACTTACGTTGATGTGGTTGAAGGAATGCAATTCGACCGAGGTTACCTCTCTCCTTACTTCGTAACCGATTCTGATAAAATGATTGCCGATTTAGAAAATCCATACATTTTATTGTTCGACAAAAAGATTTCAAACCTTCAAGAAATCCTTCCTATTTTAGAGCCCGTAGCACAATCTGGTCGTCCGTTATTAATCATCGCTGAAGATGTTGACGGACAAGCCTTAGCTACTTTGGTAGTGAACAAACTACGTGGTGGTTTAAAAATCGCTGCTGTTAAAGCTCCTGGTTTTGGCGACAGAAGAAAAGCCATGTTGGAAGATATCGCTATCCTAACTGGAGGCACAGTAATTTCTGAAGAAAGAGGATTTACTTTAGAAAATGCCGACCTTTCTATGTTGGGTACTGCCGAAACGGTAACTGTTGATAAAGACAACACGACTATCGTTAACGGTTCTGGTGATGCTGAAGCCATTAAAGCACGTGTTAACCAAATCAAAGCTCAAATCGAGACCACGACTTCAGATTACGATAAAGAAAAACTTCAAGAGCGTTTGGCTAAATTGGCCGGTGGTGTTGCCGTACTTTACGTTGGTGCTGCTTCTGAAGTGGAAATGAAAGAAAAGAAAGATCGTGTTGACGATGCTTTACACGCTACCCGCGCTGCCGTTGAAGAAGGTATTGTTGCCGGTGGTGGTGTTGCTTTGGTGAGAGCTAAAGCCGTTTTAGAGAAAATTGAAACCGTTAATTTAGACGAAACAACGGGTGTACAAATCGTAAACAAAGCGATTGAAGCACCGTTGCGTACCATCGTTGAAAATGCGGGTGGCGAAGGTTCTGTAGTCATCAACAAAGTATTGGAAGGCAACAAAGACTTCGGTTACGATGCTAAATCTGAGCAATATGTTGATATGCTTAAAGCAGGTATCATCGATCCTAAAAAAGTAACTCGTATTGCTTTAGAAAACGCTGCTTCGGTTTCTGGAATGATCTTAACTACCGAGTGCGCTTTAATCGATATTAAAGAAGATGCTCCTGCTATGCCTCCAATGGGTGGCGGCATGCCAGGCATGATGTAG
- a CDS encoding sigma-54 dependent transcriptional regulator yields the protein MESVQAIKQRFGIIGNTPGLNRAIEKAIQVAPTDISVLVTGESGVGKESIPKIIHQLSHRKHNKYIAVNCGAIPEGTIDSELFGHEKGAFTGATQTREGYFEVADGGTIFLDEVGELPLTTQVRLLRVLENGEFLKVGSSKVQKTNVRIVAATNVNMFEAIQKEKFREDLFYRLSTVDIHLPPLRERQEDIHLLFRKFASDFALKYKMPTVKLTDNAVQVLTKYRWGGNVRQLRNIAEQLSVLEQDRTITAETLRAYLPTSGSNLPAVIKTSKSESDFSSEREILYKVLFDMKSDLNDLKKLTMELMKSGNTKDVEKENEGLIQKIYGNDDEDDIDFEDTAEAAEFLSIPEHVEANEDNEMAQDKYHFAEEIEEEETLSLQDKELELIKKSLERHNGKRKLAAAELGISERTLYRKIKQYDL from the coding sequence ATGGAATCAGTTCAAGCAATAAAACAACGTTTTGGAATTATTGGCAACACGCCCGGACTCAACCGTGCCATTGAAAAAGCCATTCAGGTAGCACCCACCGATATTTCGGTTTTGGTTACTGGAGAAAGCGGTGTTGGTAAAGAAAGTATTCCTAAAATTATTCACCAACTATCGCACCGAAAGCACAATAAATACATCGCCGTAAACTGTGGCGCCATCCCCGAAGGTACCATTGATAGTGAATTATTCGGACATGAAAAAGGTGCTTTTACCGGAGCCACCCAAACCCGTGAGGGCTATTTTGAGGTGGCCGATGGCGGCACCATATTTTTAGATGAAGTGGGCGAATTGCCCTTAACCACCCAGGTACGTTTGTTGCGTGTATTGGAAAATGGCGAGTTTTTAAAAGTGGGATCCAGTAAAGTGCAAAAAACCAATGTACGCATTGTGGCGGCAACCAACGTAAATATGTTTGAGGCCATTCAAAAGGAAAAATTCCGTGAAGATTTATTTTACCGATTAAGTACGGTCGATATCCATTTGCCACCTTTGCGGGAAAGACAGGAAGATATTCACCTGCTATTCAGGAAATTTGCAAGCGATTTTGCCTTAAAGTACAAAATGCCCACGGTTAAGTTGACCGATAACGCCGTGCAAGTGCTCACAAAATACCGCTGGGGCGGAAACGTGCGTCAGCTTCGGAATATAGCAGAGCAATTATCAGTTTTGGAGCAGGACCGCACCATTACCGCCGAAACCTTACGAGCGTATTTACCCACTTCGGGAAGCAATTTGCCTGCCGTAATTAAAACTTCGAAGTCTGAAAGCGATTTTAGCAGCGAACGAGAAATCCTCTACAAAGTGCTTTTCGATATGAAAAGCGACCTCAACGACCTAAAAAAGCTCACCATGGAACTCATGAAATCGGGCAATACCAAAGACGTTGAAAAGGAAAACGAGGGACTTATCCAGAAAATATACGGCAACGACGATGAAGATGATATCGATTTTGAGGACACCGCCGAAGCAGCCGAATTCCTTTCCATACCCGAGCATGTTGAAGCCAATGAAGACAACGAAATGGCTCAAGACAAATATCATTTTGCCGAAGAAATTGAAGAGGAAGAAACCTTATCGTTACAGGACAAAGAATTGGAACTCATAAAAAAATCACTGGAACGCCACAACGGAAAGCGCAAGTTGGCCGCTGCCGAATTGGGGATTAGCGAGCGTACGCTTTACAGGAAGATTAAGCAATACGATTTGTAG
- the secG gene encoding preprotein translocase subunit SecG, with the protein MSTFTIFLVLIVVVAFLLVVVVMVQNPKGGGLSSSFGGGGTQQLGGVKKTTDFLDKSTWTLATLLLVLILLSNVAINRSSETVDSKALDPDATTTQPLPEALPNAQDAAPATSTEEATDAPAENE; encoded by the coding sequence ATGAGTACGTTTACAATATTTTTGGTCCTTATAGTGGTTGTGGCCTTTTTACTAGTGGTAGTAGTCATGGTACAAAACCCTAAAGGCGGCGGATTGTCATCTTCGTTTGGTGGCGGTGGCACACAACAATTGGGTGGTGTTAAAAAAACAACCGACTTTTTAGACAAAAGCACATGGACTTTAGCAACATTACTTTTGGTATTGATTTTATTATCGAACGTTGCTATAAACAGAAGCTCTGAAACGGTAGATTCTAAAGCATTAGATCCTGATGCAACTACAACACAACCGTTGCCAGAAGCACTGCCAAATGCACAAGACGCTGCACCTGCCACTTCAACAGAAGAAGCCACAGATGCACCCGCAGAAAACGAATAA
- the miaB gene encoding tRNA (N6-isopentenyl adenosine(37)-C2)-methylthiotransferase MiaB, with the protein MEKIIDENKQGESLVLEQKEGNKRKLFIESYGCAMNFSDSEIVASILATEGFNTTQKLEEADLVLVNTCSIRDKAEQTVRKRLEKYNAVKRDHNPKMKVGVLGCMAERLKSKFLEEEKIVDLVVGPDAYKDLPNLLSEVDEGRDAINVILSKEETYGDIAPVRLNTNGVTAFVSITRGCDNMCTFCVVPFTRGRERSRDPQSIIEEVNDLWNKGYKEVTLLGQNVDSYLWYGGGLKKDFEKASDLQKATAVNFANLLEMCAKAQPKMRFRFSTSNPQDFTIDVIETMAKYRNICNYIHLPVQSGSDRILKEMNRLHTRKEYIEIIDNIRRLIPNCGISQDMIVGFPTETEEDFEDTVSLMEYVKYHFGYMFAYSERPGTLAERKMDDDVPEADKKRRLAKIVELQQKHSGMRTKEHLGSVVEVLIEKESKKSSDHWSGRTSENIVCVFPKEHYKVGDFVNVKSIDCTTATLIGEAVGYSENN; encoded by the coding sequence ATGGAAAAAATTATTGACGAAAACAAACAGGGCGAATCGCTGGTTTTAGAACAAAAAGAAGGCAACAAGCGTAAACTTTTTATTGAAAGCTACGGCTGCGCCATGAATTTCAGCGACAGTGAAATTGTAGCTTCTATTCTAGCGACTGAAGGGTTTAACACTACCCAGAAATTGGAAGAAGCCGATTTGGTTCTGGTAAACACCTGCTCTATTCGCGACAAAGCCGAGCAAACCGTTAGAAAGCGTCTTGAAAAATATAACGCCGTAAAACGCGACCACAACCCCAAAATGAAAGTGGGCGTACTGGGTTGTATGGCAGAGCGCCTAAAATCTAAATTTCTTGAAGAAGAAAAAATTGTTGATTTAGTGGTTGGCCCCGATGCTTATAAAGATTTACCCAACCTGCTTAGCGAGGTTGACGAAGGCCGCGATGCCATTAACGTTATCCTTTCAAAAGAAGAAACCTATGGCGATATTGCTCCCGTTCGGTTAAACACCAATGGCGTAACGGCTTTTGTATCCATTACCCGTGGTTGCGACAATATGTGCACTTTTTGCGTAGTACCGTTTACCCGTGGACGCGAACGTAGCCGCGACCCGCAAAGTATTATTGAAGAAGTTAACGACCTTTGGAATAAAGGCTACAAAGAAGTAACCCTGCTTGGGCAAAATGTTGACAGCTACCTTTGGTATGGCGGCGGACTTAAAAAAGATTTTGAAAAAGCCAGCGACTTGCAAAAAGCTACAGCAGTAAACTTTGCCAACCTTTTGGAAATGTGCGCCAAAGCACAGCCCAAAATGCGTTTTCGTTTTTCAACGTCCAACCCGCAAGATTTTACGATTGATGTGATTGAAACCATGGCGAAATACCGTAACATCTGCAATTATATCCATTTACCCGTGCAAAGTGGTAGCGACCGCATTTTAAAGGAAATGAACCGTTTGCATACCCGCAAGGAATACATTGAAATTATCGACAACATCCGTAGGCTCATCCCAAATTGTGGTATCAGTCAGGATATGATTGTAGGCTTCCCAACAGAAACCGAAGAAGATTTTGAAGATACGGTATCGTTGATGGAATACGTGAAATACCACTTTGGCTATATGTTTGCCTATTCGGAACGCCCAGGCACTTTGGCCGAAAGAAAAATGGATGATGATGTGCCCGAAGCCGACAAAAAACGCCGATTGGCAAAAATTGTGGAGCTTCAACAAAAGCACAGTGGCATGCGCACCAAAGAACACTTAGGTTCTGTGGTGGAAGTACTGATTGAAAAAGAATCAAAAAAGTCGAGCGACCATTGGTCGGGCCGTACCTCAGAAAACATTGTTTGTGTGTTCCCAAAAGAACACTACAAAGTAGGCGATTTTGTTAATGTAAAATCTATTGATTGTACTACCGCCACTTTAATCGGAGAGGCCGTTGGGTACTCAGAAAACAACTAA